The following coding sequences lie in one Haematobia irritans isolate KBUSLIRL chromosome 3, ASM5000362v1, whole genome shotgun sequence genomic window:
- the LOC142231311 gene encoding uncharacterized protein LOC142231311, which translates to MTRDDNDASEEASGADLSSLKQQRSSMKRNISNMHKKVEKDGAKVDSTILECRLQILESYFKQLCHIQTQIETLSPADTSRSDLEELFITAKAKILGLLNKSRSSIPGDTTLMNASIAGISTQSRLPSLKLPRFDGKYGEYKRFISTFNNMVHENQTITPVDKFNYLLNCLSGPALAVVEAFQVSEENYPKALTRLQERYDNKVLIFLEHINTLFDIPKMAKGDSSSLRNIIDTVSAVRGSLLSLGSEADVMNAILVHLVLNKVDADTKQNYDEKQEYKSLPSWDCCYDVLSLRCQFLESHGKRTEFGEKAKLVKPKQNFNRTAHTFVNSNPNCVYCNSTDHYLQTCSSFSAIAVPDRFNFVKRGGLCINCLRKGHMVSKCPSKSRCRFCNSTHHSVLHIFSPDNSGQSTISNTTTVQPSTSNQNPVSLVARSCKRAIIPTAVVLIKDYCGTFQPVRALLDSGSELNFISEETAKRLRLKFRPYSQEVSGIGEVRTRIKFTVSATIKSRISSFQWSSTFAVTPTIASVQPGEYIYTSNWKIPTDIPLADPLFFKPQHIDILLSAEVFFDLLLDGRISLGYGMPNLTNTVFGYIVGGIASTGQARSNFTCNLMVNSLEVDLDKTLKKFWEVEEYEKNPNMLSEEEAACENHFVENVKLDFDGRVVVRLPFKENPKCLGDSFEAARKRFLSLERRLDRDLQLKSMYKEFMDEYLSLGHMSLYNQPLCGTYYIIPHHCVLRPQSTTTKIRVVFDASSRSSSNKSLNDILMVGPTIQQDLITTLFSFRLHKYAFTADISKMYRQFRIDENDRKYQLILWRNQKDEHLKVYQLNTVTYGLSAAPFLAIRSLFFIADKYSHSHPCGSEVLRNDLYVDDVLTGADDLATLAQKKNELVKILSFHGLELAKWNSNNIMFGSNQDAEITIKTSEDEVAKALGMSWKPKEDVFTYRFELPDVMNPTKRSVLSIVSKIYDLLGLLSPIVIRCKILLQEMWVQNIGWDDPLTEHLKSLWLQIKSDLNYIHKVEVPRYVLTSNDTLGEIHGFADASQRAYGCCIYYRVCLKGEYKTTLLIAKSKVAPIKAQSLPRLELCAAVLLNNTWLKIQPKISSFVSSIYFWTDSKIVLQWLKLHSSTLNCFVANRISELQEKTRNVSWRHVPSKSNPADVVSRGCSAEEISNTIWFSGPSFLEEDITKWPGTEEQLNIEILERRKAAVFVANSSEVNIIDDLLDKHSSYIKFIRIIAYIFRIFNRCPAKKDVNISDVIHLSPDELEEGFWRIVAHIQMWCFGADIKSLSNGGLVNPSLQKLSPFVHEMTLGATTVKILRVGGRLSQAPIPYDARFPALLPKDHRFVKLYIEHVHRSHLHAGAKVLLGLLRQKIWIVNARDVVRKVVRNCVHCFHYKPKLMEQLMGNLPSDRLRAQRPFLIAGVDFCGPFMTSYRIRGKVPYKTYIAVFVCFTSKAVHLELVSDLSTNNFILCLKRFVGRRGIPQKLYCDNATNFVGARNQIKELKESLFRDDVVHDMKSLCCQLGFEFCFIPPRAPHFGGLWEAAVKSTKTLLIKNVGKAYLTFEELQTVIIDVEAILNSRPIAPISNDPNDGEALTPGHLLIGSSLVAVPDKHIDSSQSSLLSRWQRVSFLKQQFWQMWSRDYMLSLQQRSKWFKDNNNIKEGQLVLIHEDNTPPQQWLLARVTKPILGRDGKVRVVELKTKSGICTRPIHKVAPLPNNEEV; encoded by the coding sequence ATGACGAGAGACGATAATGATGCTTCTGAAGAAGCAAGTGGTGCTGATTTGTCTTCTCTTAAACAGCAACGTAGCTCTATGAAGAGGAATATCAGCAACATGCATAAAAAGGTAGAAAAAGATGGTGCAAAAGTAGATTCCACTATTTTAGAGTGTCGTTTGCAAATTTTGGAATCATACTTCAAACAGTTGTGCCACATCCAAACTCAAATAGAAACACTTAGTCCGGCTGACACATCGAGGAGtgatttggaagaacttttcataACAGCAAAGGCAAAAATATTGGGCCTTCTGAACAAAAGTCGTAGTTCTATACCTGGTGATACTACTTTGATGAATGCTTCAATTGCCGGAATTTCAACACAATCTCGTTTGCCTTCGTTGAAATTGCCTCGTTTTGAtggaaaatatggcgagtataaaagatttatttcgacATTTAACAACATGGTCCATGAAAATCAAACTATTACCCCAGTTgataaattcaattatttattgaacTGTCTCAGTGGTCCCGCTTTGGCAGTTGTTGAAGCTTTTCAAGTGTCAGAGGAAAACTACCCGAAAGCACTAACACGGCTCCAGGAACGTTATGACAATAAGGTATTGATTTTTTTGGAACATATCAACACTCTTTTCGATATTCCGAAAATGGCAAAAGGTGATAGCTCATCATTGCGGAATATTATTGACACTGTTTCGGCTGTTCGTGGTTCTTTGTTGTCGCTTGGGTCTGAAGCAGATGTTATGAACGCAATTTTAGTACATTTGGTTTTGAATAAAGTGGATGCAGATACGAAACAGAATTATGATGAAAAACAAGAATATAAATCGTTGCCCTCTTGGGATTGTTGCTATGATGTTTTGAGTCTTCGTTGTCAATTTCTCGAAAGTCATGGAAAAAGGACAGAATTTGGTGAAAAAGCAAAACTTGTCAAGcccaagcaaaattttaatcgcaCTGCCCATACTTTCGTCAATTCAAATCCAAATTGTGTATATTGTAATTCAACTGATCATTATCTGCAAACTTGTTCTTCGTTTTCGGCAATAGCAGTTCCCGatcgttttaattttgtaaaacgcGGTGGCCTGTGCATTAATTGTCTGCGAAAGGGGCATATGGTTTCAAAATGTCCATCAAAATCACGTTGCAGATTTTGTAATTCAACTCACCACTCAGTGTTGCACATTTTTAGTCCAGACAACTCGGGACAGTCAACCATTTCGAATACTACTACAGTGCAACCTTCAACTAGTAATCAAAATCCAGTTTCGCTTGTGGCTCGCTCATGTAAAAGGGCAATCATTCCGACTGCTGTGGTTCTCATCAAAGATTATTGTGGAACTTTTCAACCGGTAAGAGCTTTACTTGATTCCGGCTCCGAACTCAATTTCATTTCAGAAGAAACTGCAAAAAGGCTTCGGCTTAAATTTCGACCATATTCACAAGAAGTTTCGGGAATTGGAGAAGTTAGAACCAGAATTAAATTTACCGTGTCCGCTACAATAAAATCAAGAATTAGTTCGTTCCAGTGGTCCTCAACTTTTGCTGTTACCCCAACAATTGCATCTGTACAGCCCGGTGAGTACATATATACTTCAAATTGGAAAATTCCCACCGATATACCGTTAGCTGacccattgtttttcaaaccgcaACATATTGACATTCTTTTgagtgctgaagtattttttgatttattacttGATGGTCGAATTTCTCTTGGATATGGTATGCCAAACCTTACCAATACTGTTTTTGGATACATTGTTGGTGGTATCGCAAGTACTGGTCAAGCGAGATCTAATTTTACATGCAATTTGATGGTCAATTCTTTAGAAGTGGATCTTGATaaaactctaaaaaaattttgggaagtaGAAGAATACGAAAAGAATCCCAATATGTTGTCCGAAGAAGAAGCAGCATGTGAAAATCACTTTGTTGAAAATgttaaattagattttgatgGAAGAGTTGTGGTCCGCTTGCCATTTAAAGAAAATCCCAAATGTCTCGGCGATTCGTTCGAAGCTGCTCGAAAACGTTTTTTGTCCCTGGAAAGACGTTTAGATCGTGATCTACAATTGAAGTCAATGTATAAAGAATTCATGGATGAGTATTTGTCCCTGGGTCACATGTCGCTCTATAATCAACCGTTATGTGGTACCTATTACATAATACCACATCATTGTGTTTTGAGACCACAAAGTACTACAACAAAAATTAGAGTTGTATTTGATGCATCTTCTCGTAGTTCGTCAAATAAATCATTGAACGATATTTTGATGGTTGGACCAACAATACAACAAGACCTGATCACCACACTATTTTCGTTTCGTTTACACAAGTATGCTTTTACTGCTGATATTTCTAAAATGTATCGACAATTTCGAATAGATGAAAATGATAGAAAATATCAACTCATATTGTGGAGAAATCAAAAAGATGAACATTTAAAGGTATATCAACTGAATACTGTTACCTACGGTTTATCTGCCGCCCCATTTTTGGCGATTCGTAGTTTGTTTTTCATTGCAGATAAATATTCGCACTCGCATCCTTGTGGTTCTGAAGTTTTGCGCAACGATTTATACGTGGATGATGTACTCACCGGCGCTGACGACCTTGCAACGCTGGCTCAAAAGAAAAACGAGCTAGTAAAAATATTAAGTTTCCATGGCCTTGAGTTAGCAAAATGGAACAGCAATAACATCATGTTCGGTTCAAATCAAGATGCAGAAATCACCATTAAAACAAGTGAAGATGAAGTTGCAAAAGCCTTGGGTATGTCTTGGAAACCCAAGGAGGACGTTTTTACTTACCGATTCGAGTTACCAGATGTGATGAATCCTACAAAAAGATCTGTTTTgtcaattgtatcaaaaatctaTGACTTGCTTGGACTATTGAGCCCCATTGTCATTCGATGCAAAATACTTCTTCAAGAAATGTGGGTGCAAAACATTGGATGGGATGACCCATTAACTGAACATCTTAAATCATTATGGCTCCAAATTAAATCGGATTTAAATTACATACATAAAGTTGAAGTCCCCAGGTATGTTTTAACCTCAAATGATACTCTTGGAGAAATTCACGGATTTGCTGACGCCTCGCAACGAGCATATGGTTGTTGTATTTACTATCGAGTTTGTCTTAAGGGAGAATACAAAACGACCCttttaattgcaaaatccaAAGTGGCCCCAATTAAGGCACAATCACTACCACGGCTCGAATTGTGCGCAGCAGTATTGCTGAATAACACATGGCTCAAAATACaaccaaaaatttcaagttttgtcTCATCGATATATTTTTGGACTGATTCCAAAATCGTACTACAATGGCTTAAATTACATTCGTCGACGTTGAATTGTTTTGTGGCAAATCGTATTTCTGAACTACAGGAGAAAACAAGAAATGTTAGCTGGAGACACGTCCCTTCGAAGAGTAACCCTGCTGATGTGGTTTCGCGTGGATGTAGCGCGGAGGAAATTTCTAATACCATTTGGTTTAGTGGCCCTTCGTTTTTGGAAGAAGATATTACAAAATGGCCCGGAACTGAAGAACAATTGAACATCGAAATTCTCGAACGTAGAAAGGCAGCTGTTTTTGTGGCAAATTCATCAGAAGTCAACATCATAGATGACCTTCTCGATAAGCATTCttcctatattaaatttattagaaTAATTGCTTATATTTTTCGTATATTCAACAGATGTCCTGCTAAGAAAGATGTGAATATTTCTGATGTAATTCATTTGTCCCCAGATGAATTAGAAGAAGGTTTTTGGAGAATTGTGGCTCACATCCAGATGTGGTGTTTTGGTGCCGATATCAAATCACTGAGTAATGGTGGTCTGGTAAACCCATCGCTTCAAAAACTTTCACCATTTGTACATGAGATGACACTTGGAGCAACCACAGTCAAAATTCTTCGTGTTGGTGGTCGTTTGTCCCAAGCGCCCATTCCATATGATGCAAGATTTCCAGCACTATTACCAAAAGACCATCGCTTCGTTAAATTGTATATTGAGCATGTTCATCGCTCACATTTACACGCTGGAGCAAAAGTGTTGTTGGGACTATTGCGCCAGAAAATATGGATTGTAAACGCCAGAGATGTTGTACGCAAAGTTGTTCGCAATTGCGTTCATTGTTTTCATTACAAACCGAAATTGATGGAACAGTTGATGGGAAATTTGCCATCAGATCGACTTCGAGCTCAACGCCCATTTTTGATTGCTGGTGTTGATTTTTGTGGTCCATTCATGACGTCGTACCGTATCCGAGGAAAAGTGCCTTATAAAACATACATAGCTGTATTTGTGTGTTTCACTTCCAAGGCAGTTCATTTAGAACTAGTTTCGGACCTATCGACAAACAATTTCATCTTGTGTCTCAAAAGATTTGTTGGAAGACGTGGCATACCCCAAAAGTTGTATTGCGACAACGCCACTAATTTCGTTGGAGCACGTAACCAAATCaaagaattaaaagaaagtcTTTTTCGAGATGATGTGGTCCACGACATGAAATCACTTTGTTGTCAACTTGGTttcgaattttgttttatacctCCCCGTGCCCCACATTTTGGCGGACTGTGGGAAGCAGCCGTCAAATCTACAAAAACGCTACTTATAAAGAACGTTGGCAAAGCATATCTTACTTTCGAAGAGCTACAAACAGTCATAATTGACGTTGAGGCAATTTTAAATTCGCGCCCCATCGCTCCAATATCAAACGATCCCAATGATGGTGAAGCCCTAACGCCTGGTCATCTGCTTATTGGTTCTTCATTGGTTGCAGTTCCCGATAAACATATCGATTCATCCCAATCATCATTATTGTCTCGGTGGCAAAGGGTctcatttttgaaacaacaattttggcaaatgtgGTCCCGAGATTATATGCTATCTTTACAACAAAGGTCAAAGTGGTTCAAAGACAATAACAACATAAAAGAAGGGCAACTAGTTCTAATACATGAAGACAACACTCCGCCACAACAATGGTTACTAGCTCGTGTTACAAAACCTATTCTAGGCCGTGATGGAAAGGTTCGTGTGGTTGAACTGAAAACTAAATCTGGAATTTGTACTCGGCCAATTCACAAAGTGGCTCCCCTACCAAATAATGAAGAGGTTTGA